Proteins from a genomic interval of Dendropsophus ebraccatus isolate aDenEbr1 chromosome 6, aDenEbr1.pat, whole genome shotgun sequence:
- the LOC138795267 gene encoding taste receptor type 2 member 40-like — protein MTEQSTQYLLMAVLYGTCLAGLTVNVIILATKFRKWKILKSFQTCDKILSCLAISRILYFIIIVIRSSILQLFPWLLRNNIVKPALYVLTMFMFYSSNWMATILCVFYCVKIVTYNYKLFIFLRTRIPIMVPRLILASQLISLISSLPFGWYGFDLKPRNLSNGSTKDMTGYEDVIVPNFYNSLIIFAAGSFPPFIIFCVANFLLIHFLLIHTRRIRSNESHTQSPNLTSHFNALKSMSLFLLLKILFFICMSLLTSGRFFTYVFMLEISSILKDKCHEKLFPSN, from the coding sequence ATGACAGAACAATCTACCCAATATCTTCTCATGGCCGTCCTCTATGGGACCTGTCTGGCAGGACTCACAGTAAATGTGATCATTTTGGCAACTAAATTCAGGAAATGGAAAATCCTGAAATCTTTCCAGACCTGTGATAAGATCTTGAGCTGTTTGGCAATTTCTAGAATTTTGTATTTTATCATTATCGTCATTCGGAGTTCCATCTTACAATTATTTCCATGGCTACTGAGAAATAATATTGTGAAGCCAGCCCTGTATGTTCTTACTATGTTCATGTTCTACAGCAGTAACTGGATGGCCACCATTCTCTGTGTCTTCTACTGTGTGAAGATTGTCACCTACAACTATAAACTGTTCATCTTCCTGAGGACTCGGATCCCCATCATGGTCCCGCGGTTGATTCTGGCTTCTCAGCTAATCTCACTGATTTCCAGCCTTCCATTTGGTTGGTATGGCTTTGATTTAAAGCCTCGGAATTTGTCAAATGGTTCTACTAAAGATATGACGGGGTATGAAGATGTTATTGTCCCAAACTTCTATAACAGTTTAATAATATTCGCTGCCGGCTCCTTTCCACCATTTATAATATTTTGTGTCGCCAACTTTCTGTTGATTCATTTCCTTCTTATTCACACCAGACGAATAAGGAGCAATGAGTCACATACACAAAGCCCAAACCTAACATCTCACTTTAATGCTTTGAAAAGCATGAGCTTATTCTTGTTGCTGAAGATATTGTTTTTTATATGTATGAGTCTTTTAACATCTGGTAGATTTTTCACATACGTATTTATGCTAGAGATAAGTTcgatattaaaggacaagtgccatgaaaaactttttcccagtaattga